AAGATCATCGGCGGCCCCCCATCCAGCCGTTTCTGAATGGCCGCCACCTCCAGTTTCGGATCGACTTCCCGGTCCGTTTCCAGCACCAAACTTTCCTTTTTCAATGTCTCCAGCGTTGACCTCAAACTCCTCAGCTCTTCCTTTGCCATTATTAAACCTCCTTTATGAAGCTCTACGACAGGTTGCATCAACAGGCTGAATCGGCACCGGGCGCAAAAAACGTGCCGCTTAGGCGGATCTCGGGATGGTTGATAAGTAGGTGATAAATAAAAGGATTAGGGACAGTC
The sequence above is a segment of the Deltaproteobacteria bacterium genome. Coding sequences within it:
- a CDS encoding UbiD family decarboxylase, with the protein product MAKEELRSLRSTLETLKKESLVLETDREVDPKLEVAAIQKRLDGGPPMIFNKVKGSQIQDSRKHYSTHTAKNC